GGACGGGGCTGTGCGCACCATGGTAGGCGGGCGCACCTACCAGGACAGCCAGTTCAACCGCGCCACCCAGGCCCTGCGCCAGCCGGGCTCGGCCTTCAAGCCCTTCGTTTATCTGGCCGGACTCCAGGCGGGCCTCACCCCCGACAGCCTGGTGGAGGATGCTCCCCTGCAGATCGGACAGTGGCAGCCGGCCAATTTCGACAATGAATACCGGGGCACCGTGACCCTGCAGGATGCGCTGGCTTTTTCCCTGAACACCGCCGCCGTGCGCGTTCTGGACATGGCCGGAACAGGCCGGGTCCAGGATGTGGCCCGGGCGCTGGGCATCACTTCACCGCTGGGCCATGACCTGAGCCTGGCTCTGGGTACCAGCGAGGTGACATTGCTGGAACTGACGGGCGCCTATGCCGGGCTGGCCAACGTGGGTGGCCGGATCACCCCCTGGGGCATCCAGGAAATCCGCAATGCAGAAGGCAAAATTCTTTACCGGTACAGGGATCTTGAGCCTCTTCCCGTCCTTCCCGAAAACCAGGTTGCAACCCTGAACAGGATGATGACGGGGGTGCTGGCCTGGGG
The nucleotide sequence above comes from Pseudomonadota bacterium. Encoded proteins:
- a CDS encoding penicillin-binding transpeptidase domain-containing protein gives rise to the protein DGAVRTMVGGRTYQDSQFNRATQALRQPGSAFKPFVYLAGLQAGLTPDSLVEDAPLQIGQWQPANFDNEYRGTVTLQDALAFSLNTAAVRVLDMAGTGRVQDVARALGITSPLGHDLSLALGTSEVTLLELTGAYAGLANVGGRITPWGIQEIRNAEGKILYRYRDLEPLPVLPENQVATLNRMMTGVLAWGTGHAAAFDHPAAGKTGTSQDYRDAWFVGFTDDLVTGVWMGNDDNSPMKKVSGGGLPARLWHDFMAAAHAGLPVRPVPGTGDTLAPDVIDPSQPQPLQVDATSPARVPATETAIGQLENLLGRIIGTE